In Desulfovibrio psychrotolerans, a single window of DNA contains:
- a CDS encoding GAK system XXXCH domain-containing protein: protein MSSKIDFHCTREELPGLFRALADALEARTAPPPASKPSELSEQSEKAEQAGNSGTSSPPVPAGNAAAAAYADAHSATHTEPMPPQSDPVPLQAMPVHCDCPAGTVQQQANGFSPDALTLLSGFRKMKLSVKDEFGQVSVKIKFRSDLGDLEAPDCACGGTLPGGMPSYKSLKKRMRSSFKSVYQAVHAGRLPSGDAVAAFVAESRLMVQYPGYGDPYYAAYDTAVNAFEAAWQTQDIPALHAAVDALNHLKTDCHQRYK from the coding sequence ATGAGCAGCAAAATCGACTTTCACTGCACACGGGAGGAACTGCCCGGCCTGTTCCGCGCTCTGGCAGACGCGCTGGAAGCACGCACCGCACCGCCCCCTGCCTCCAAACCCTCCGAACTGTCCGAACAATCTGAAAAGGCTGAACAGGCCGGAAACTCCGGCACGTCTTCCCCCCCTGTACCCGCAGGGAATGCCGCTGCCGCTGCATATGCCGATGCACATTCCGCCACGCATACCGAGCCGATGCCTCCGCAGTCCGATCCTGTCCCCCTGCAGGCAATGCCGGTTCACTGCGACTGCCCGGCAGGAACGGTGCAGCAGCAAGCCAACGGATTCTCGCCCGATGCCCTCACGCTCCTGTCCGGCTTCCGTAAAATGAAGCTCTCGGTCAAGGACGAGTTCGGGCAGGTGAGCGTCAAGATCAAGTTCCGCTCCGACCTCGGCGATCTGGAAGCACCGGACTGCGCCTGCGGCGGCACCCTTCCCGGCGGCATGCCTTCGTACAAATCTCTGAAAAAGCGCATGCGTTCCAGCTTCAAGTCCGTCTATCAGGCCGTGCATGCAGGGCGTTTGCCCTCCGGTGACGCCGTGGCGGCTTTTGTGGCGGAATCTCGTCTCATGGTGCAATATCCCGGTTATGGTGATCCGTACTACGCGGCCTATGATACGGCGGTAAACGCCTTTGAAGCTGCGTGGCAGACACAGGACATCCCCGCCCTGCACGCTGCCGTGGACGCCCTCAACCACCTGAAGACCGACTGCCACCAGCGGTATAAGTAA
- the rplA gene encoding 50S ribosomal protein L1, producing the protein MPKHGKKYRKAVEGASLLDRLPVEEAVAKSVASAFAKFDETVDVALNLGVDPKYSDQMVRGACALPHGLGKTVRVAVFCKGEKQAEATAAGADVVGAEDLVEKIKGGWLDFDSAIATPDCMALVGQVGRVLGPRGLMPNAKTGTVTFDVSGAVKEVKAGRVEFKVDKAGVLHAPIGKVSFGPEKLLGNLKTLLETVNRLKPSSAKGSYMRAMSVSSTMGPGYKVDTTLIKKFLEG; encoded by the coding sequence ATGCCCAAGCATGGGAAGAAATATCGCAAGGCCGTAGAGGGCGCTTCGCTCCTCGACCGCCTGCCCGTTGAAGAGGCTGTGGCTAAGTCCGTAGCTTCGGCGTTCGCCAAATTCGACGAGACTGTGGACGTTGCGCTGAATCTGGGTGTAGACCCCAAGTATTCCGACCAGATGGTGCGCGGTGCCTGTGCCCTGCCCCACGGCCTCGGCAAGACCGTGCGTGTTGCCGTGTTCTGCAAGGGCGAAAAGCAGGCAGAAGCCACCGCAGCCGGTGCCGACGTAGTGGGCGCTGAAGACTTGGTCGAAAAGATCAAGGGCGGCTGGCTGGACTTCGACAGCGCCATCGCCACCCCCGACTGCATGGCCCTTGTGGGTCAGGTCGGTCGTGTGCTCGGCCCCCGCGGCCTTATGCCCAACGCCAAGACCGGCACCGTCACGTTCGACGTTTCCGGCGCGGTCAAGGAAGTAAAGGCTGGTCGTGTGGAATTCAAGGTCGATAAGGCCGGTGTTCTGCATGCCCCCATCGGCAAGGTTTCCTTCGGTCCCGAGAAGCTTCTCGGCAACCTGAAGACCCTGCTCGAAACCGTCAACCGCCTCAAGCCTTCGTCCGCCAAGGGATCTTACATGCGCGCCATGTCCGTTTCCAGCACCATGGGCCCCGGCTACAAGGTTGACACCACTCTGATTAAGAAATTCCTCGAAGGCTAG
- the rplL gene encoding 50S ribosomal protein L7/L12 yields MSVTKEQVVEFISNMTVLQLSEFIKELEEKFGVSAAAPVAAMVAGPAAAAPAEEAEEKTEFDVILKSAGANKIAVIKVVRALTGLGLKEAKDKVDGAPASLKEGVSKDDAEAAKKQLEEAGAEVEIK; encoded by the coding sequence ATGTCCGTTACCAAAGAACAGGTTGTTGAGTTCATTTCCAATATGACCGTGCTGCAGCTCTCCGAATTCATCAAGGAACTCGAAGAGAAGTTCGGCGTTTCCGCTGCCGCTCCCGTTGCTGCCATGGTTGCAGGCCCCGCTGCCGCAGCTCCTGCTGAAGAAGCTGAAGAAAAGACCGAGTTCGACGTTATCCTGAAGAGCGCCGGTGCCAACAAGATCGCTGTCATCAAGGTTGTGCGCGCTCTTACCGGCCTGGGCCTGAAGGAAGCCAAGGACAAGGTTGACGGCGCTCCTGCTTCCCTGAAGGAAGGCGTGTCCAAGGACGACGCAGAAGCTGCCAAGAAGCAGCTGGAAGAAGCTGGCGCAGAAGTCGAAATCAAGTAG
- the rpoB gene encoding DNA-directed RNA polymerase subunit beta — MGQLTKKFGTIDVTLPIPHLLNLQVDSYKKFLQEGRTEKLPEEGLEGVFRSVFPIEDFNRTASLEYVSYEVGEPKYDQAECISKGLTYEAPIRIKVRLVVYDVDEETQNRTIRDIKEQDIYFGTLPLMTEKGTFIINGTERVIVNQLQRSPGIIFEHDSGKTHSSRKVLYSCRIIPMRGSWLDFDFDHKDILYVRIDRRRKMPATILFKAMGMSRSQILDYFYKKEYFQLDGAKLLWEVDKDMYRKEPAYADIGDGTTVFAKQGKLITKRAWRQIVDAGIKTIEVAPDTIIGMYLATDIVDEKTGEVLAEAADEIFPETVERLRDAGVTRLPILHTKGSDVSSSMRDTLVQDKTSDMDSARVEIYRRLRPSSPPTPEIASSFFENLFRNADYYDLSPVGRYKLNQRLGVKQALDLRTLADDDILTAISVLCKLKDSHGPADDIDHLGNRRVRPVGELVENQYRIGLVRMERAIKERMSLQEVATLMPHDLINPKPVAAVLKEFFGTSQLSQFMDQTNSLSEVTHKRRLSALGPGGLTRERAGFEVRDVHTSHYGRICPIETPEGPNIGLIVSLTTYAKVNDFGFIETPYRVVREGRVTDEVYYMDASGELDQVVAQANAELDAEGRFVNEFVTTRVHGDVIMSPREEVTLMDISPSQMVSISAALIPFLEHDDANRALMGSNMQRQAVPLLRCNKPIVGTGMEGDVAHDSGACIIAEGAGIIRYVDADRIIVSYEEGLYPATGGVRNYDLLKYHKSNQNSCFGQKPTCQPGQIVKKGDILADGPGIDEGELALGKNLVVAFMPWCGYNFEDSILISERMVKEDVFTSVHIEEFEVVARDTKLGPEEITRDIPNVSEEMLRNLDASGIIRIGANVKPDDILVGKITPKGETQLTPEEKLLRAIFGDKARDVKNTSLKVPPGIEGTVIDVKVFNRRSGEKDERTHNIEDYEVARLDRKEQDHVDALTATTMDKIVALVTGKQLATNIAGKKKGEVLAEAGHVPSEDVLRQVPVKKLAGLFKDKEINEQLDALIEAYDAQISFIKGIYDNKREKVTEGDDLPPGVIKMAKCYIAVKRKLSVGDKMAGRHGNKGVVSQILPMEDMPFFADGSAVDIVLNPLGVPSRMNIGQIMETHLGWGALKLGQQLAELVASGEPLKQVRQQVKDVFKSKTIDAMVDSMDDEEFAKSVRKLESGIVTKTPVFDGASEEQIWSWLDRAGLADDGKTVLYDGRTGDAFHNRVTTGVMYILKLHHLVDEKIHARSTGPYSLVTQQPLGGKAQFGGQRLGEMEVWALEAHGAAYMLQEFLTVKSDDVTGRVKMYEKIVKGDNFLEAGLPESFNVLVKELMSLGLDVTLHQEEGKKRSKRTGFITE, encoded by the coding sequence ATGGGCCAGCTCACAAAGAAATTTGGTACGATCGACGTAACCCTTCCTATTCCGCACCTGCTGAACCTGCAAGTGGACTCCTATAAGAAGTTCCTGCAGGAAGGCCGCACGGAAAAGCTTCCTGAAGAGGGTCTTGAGGGCGTATTCCGCTCCGTCTTTCCTATAGAAGACTTCAACCGCACCGCCAGCCTCGAGTATGTCAGCTACGAGGTGGGTGAACCCAAATACGACCAGGCCGAGTGCATTTCCAAGGGCCTCACCTACGAAGCCCCTATCCGCATAAAGGTGCGTCTCGTCGTGTACGATGTGGACGAAGAGACCCAGAACCGCACCATTCGTGACATCAAGGAACAGGATATCTATTTCGGCACCCTGCCCCTGATGACCGAAAAGGGCACCTTCATTATAAACGGCACCGAGCGCGTCATCGTCAACCAGTTGCAGCGCTCGCCCGGCATTATCTTTGAACACGACTCCGGCAAGACCCACTCCAGCCGCAAGGTGCTCTACAGTTGCCGCATCATTCCCATGCGCGGTTCGTGGCTCGATTTCGACTTCGACCACAAAGACATCCTCTACGTGCGCATTGACCGCCGCCGCAAGATGCCCGCCACCATCCTGTTCAAGGCCATGGGCATGAGCCGCAGCCAGATTCTGGACTACTTCTACAAGAAAGAATACTTCCAGCTCGACGGCGCAAAGCTCCTCTGGGAAGTGGACAAGGACATGTACCGCAAGGAACCCGCGTATGCGGATATCGGCGACGGTACCACCGTGTTCGCCAAGCAGGGCAAGCTCATCACCAAGCGTGCATGGCGCCAGATTGTGGACGCGGGCATTAAGACCATAGAAGTCGCCCCGGACACCATCATCGGCATGTATCTCGCCACGGATATCGTGGACGAGAAAACAGGCGAAGTTCTTGCGGAAGCTGCGGACGAAATCTTCCCGGAAACCGTGGAACGTCTGCGCGATGCAGGCGTCACCCGTCTGCCCATCCTGCATACCAAGGGTTCGGATGTCTCCTCCTCCATGCGTGACACGCTGGTGCAGGACAAGACCTCCGACATGGACAGCGCGCGCGTGGAAATCTACCGCCGCCTGCGCCCCAGCTCACCGCCCACTCCGGAGATTGCCTCCTCCTTCTTCGAGAACCTGTTCCGCAATGCGGACTACTACGATCTCTCCCCCGTGGGCCGCTACAAGCTGAACCAGCGCCTCGGCGTCAAGCAGGCTCTTGACCTGCGCACGCTGGCCGATGACGATATCCTCACGGCCATTTCCGTGCTCTGCAAGCTCAAAGACTCCCACGGCCCTGCGGACGACATTGACCATCTGGGCAACCGCCGCGTGCGCCCCGTGGGCGAGCTGGTGGAAAACCAGTACCGCATCGGCCTTGTGCGCATGGAGCGCGCCATCAAGGAGCGCATGAGCCTGCAGGAAGTGGCCACCCTCATGCCGCACGACCTCATCAACCCCAAGCCGGTCGCTGCGGTGCTCAAGGAATTCTTCGGCACTTCACAGCTCAGCCAGTTCATGGACCAGACCAACTCCCTGTCGGAAGTCACGCACAAACGCAGACTCTCCGCTCTAGGACCCGGCGGCCTTACCCGTGAACGCGCAGGCTTTGAAGTACGCGACGTGCACACCTCGCACTACGGACGCATCTGCCCCATCGAAACGCCTGAAGGTCCGAACATCGGCCTCATCGTTTCGCTCACCACCTATGCAAAGGTGAACGACTTCGGCTTCATCGAAACGCCTTACCGCGTGGTGCGCGAAGGCCGCGTCACCGATGAGGTGTACTACATGGACGCCTCCGGCGAACTGGATCAGGTGGTGGCGCAGGCCAACGCCGAACTGGACGCGGAAGGCCGCTTCGTCAACGAATTCGTCACCACCCGTGTGCATGGCGACGTGATTATGTCCCCGCGTGAAGAAGTAACGCTCATGGACATCTCGCCCAGCCAGATGGTGTCCATCTCCGCCGCGCTCATCCCTTTCCTTGAGCACGACGACGCAAACCGCGCGCTCATGGGTTCGAACATGCAGCGTCAGGCCGTTCCGCTGCTGCGCTGCAACAAGCCCATCGTGGGCACCGGCATGGAAGGCGACGTGGCACACGACTCCGGCGCATGCATCATTGCGGAAGGCGCAGGCATCATCCGCTACGTGGACGCAGACCGCATCATCGTGAGCTACGAAGAGGGCCTCTACCCGGCCACCGGCGGCGTGCGCAACTACGACCTGCTGAAGTATCACAAGTCCAACCAGAACTCCTGTTTCGGACAAAAGCCCACCTGCCAGCCCGGCCAGATCGTCAAAAAGGGAGACATCCTCGCAGACGGTCCCGGCATAGATGAGGGCGAACTGGCACTGGGCAAGAACCTTGTGGTGGCCTTCATGCCGTGGTGCGGTTACAACTTCGAAGACTCCATCCTCATCTCCGAGCGCATGGTCAAGGAAGATGTCTTCACCTCCGTGCATATCGAAGAATTCGAAGTGGTCGCGCGCGACACCAAGCTCGGCCCTGAAGAAATAACCCGCGACATCCCCAACGTCAGCGAAGAGATGCTGCGCAACCTCGATGCCAGCGGCATCATCCGCATCGGCGCGAATGTGAAGCCGGACGACATCCTTGTTGGCAAAATCACCCCCAAGGGCGAAACCCAGCTCACCCCGGAAGAAAAGCTTTTGCGCGCCATCTTCGGCGACAAGGCCCGCGACGTAAAGAACACCTCCCTCAAGGTGCCCCCGGGCATTGAGGGTACCGTCATTGACGTGAAGGTGTTCAACCGCCGCTCCGGCGAAAAGGATGAGCGCACGCATAATATAGAAGATTACGAAGTCGCCCGTCTGGACCGCAAGGAACAGGACCACGTAGACGCCCTCACCGCCACCACCATGGATAAAATCGTGGCACTGGTGACCGGCAAGCAGCTTGCCACAAACATCGCCGGCAAAAAGAAGGGCGAAGTACTGGCAGAAGCAGGGCACGTTCCTTCGGAAGATGTGCTCCGTCAGGTGCCCGTGAAGAAGCTTGCAGGCCTCTTCAAGGACAAGGAAATCAACGAGCAGCTTGATGCACTCATAGAAGCGTACGATGCCCAGATATCCTTCATCAAAGGCATTTACGACAACAAGCGTGAAAAGGTGACAGAAGGCGACGACCTGCCCCCCGGCGTTATCAAGATGGCCAAGTGCTACATCGCCGTGAAGCGTAAGCTCAGCGTGGGTGACAAAATGGCCGGACGCCACGGGAACAAGGGTGTCGTATCCCAGATCCTTCCCATGGAAGACATGCCCTTCTTTGCCGACGGTTCCGCCGTGGACATCGTTCTTAACCCGCTGGGCGTTCCCTCGCGTATGAACATCGGGCAGATCATGGAAACCCACCTCGGCTGGGGCGCGCTCAAGCTCGGCCAGCAGCTTGCAGAACTGGTTGCCTCCGGCGAACCGCTCAAGCAGGTTCGCCAGCAGGTCAAGGATGTGTTCAAGTCCAAGACCATCGATGCCATGGTAGACTCCATGGATGACGAAGAATTCGCCAAGTCCGTGCGCAAGCTGGAAAGCGGCATCGTAACCAAAACCCCGGTCTTCGACGGTGCTTCCGAAGAACAGATCTGGAGCTGGCTCGACCGCGCAGGCCTTGCAGATGACGGCAAAACCGTACTCTACGACGGCCGCACCGGCGATGCCTTCCACAACCGCGTAACCACGGGCGTGATGTACATTCTCAAGCTGCACCACTTGGTAGATGAGAAGATCCACGCACGTTCCACCGGCCCCTACTCGCTGGTTACCCAGCAGCCGCTGGGCGGCAAGGCCCAGTTCGGCGGCCAGCGACTGGGCGAAATGGAAGTGTGGGCACTGGAAGCGCACGGCGCTGCCTACATGCTGCAAGAGTTCCTCACCGTCAAATCCGACGACGTGACGGGCCGCGTGAAGATGTACGAAAAGATCGTGAAGGGAGACAACTTCCTGGAAGCAGGTCTGCCCGAATCCTTCAACGTGCTCGTCAAGGAACTCATGTCCCTCGGACTGGATGTGACCCTGCATCAGGAAGAAGGGAAAAAGCGTTCCAAGCGCACTGGCTTCATTACCGAGTAA
- a CDS encoding amphi-Trp domain-containing protein: MAEEKFVFESMQDAQSIKVFLESLMQGFENEKVVLASNGDRIELTPSGLLDFSVKARRKGDSSKLSIKIEWKDNRKQLTVTDANLSVSTE; the protein is encoded by the coding sequence ATGGCTGAAGAAAAATTCGTGTTCGAATCCATGCAGGACGCTCAGTCCATCAAGGTGTTTCTGGAATCCCTCATGCAGGGTTTCGAGAACGAGAAGGTGGTTCTCGCCTCAAACGGCGACCGCATCGAGCTTACCCCTTCGGGCCTTCTGGATTTTTCGGTCAAGGCGCGCCGGAAAGGCGACAGCAGCAAGCTGAGCATAAAGATTGAATGGAAGGACAACCGCAAACAGCTTACCGTCACAGACGCAAACCTCTCCGTGAGCACGGAATAG
- the rpoC gene encoding DNA-directed RNA polymerase subunit beta' gives MTLDDLFTNRGIGAQTTNIRNLKAIQISVASPESIREWSYGEVKKPETINYRTFKPERDGLFCAKIFGPVKDYECNCGKYKRMKHRGIVCEKCGVEVIASKVRRERMGHIELAAPVAHIWFLKTLPSKIGTLLDMTMADLEKVLYFDSYIVLDAGQTSLSKMQVISEDQYFQVLDHYGEDAITVGMGAEAVRSLLEELDMEALRATLREESLATRSQTKKKKITKRLKIVEAFIESNNKPEWMIMEVVPVIPPELRPLVPLDGGRFATSDLNDLYRRVINRNNRLKRLMELGAPDIIIRNEKRMLQEAVDALFDNGRRGRAITGTNGRPLKSLSDMIKGKQGRFRQNLLGKRVDYSGRSVIVVGPNLKLHQCGLPKKMALELFKPFIYSKLEERELASTIKSAKKMVEREELVVWDILEEVVREYPILLNRAPTLHRLGIQAFEPILVEGKAIRLHPLVCSAYNADFDGDQMAVHVPLSVEAQIEARVLMMSTNNILSPANGSPVIVPSQDIVLGLYYMTVDRSFEKGEGMKFCDPWEVVTAYDHGQVSLHARVKVRMPDGRFVETTPGRVLVSEILPEGMSFDMVNCVMTKKNIARLVSSAYREAGSKATVLLCDNLKNLGYEFGTRAGVTIAVKDLTIPHRKKGIIETSQAEVDDIERQYREGIITRTEKYNKIVDVWTKTTQDVSNEMIKEISTETLTCPKTGKQEVNQTFNSIFMMSNSGARGNQDQMRQLAGMRGLMAKPSGEIIETPITSSFREGLSVLQYFTSTHGARKGLADTALKTANSGYLTRRLVDVVQDVIIGEHDCGTVDGLELGHLIKGGEVKMRLTERALGRVLLYPVFDPETKNVLVPANTLIDENVTATLDAAGINTITIRSALTCGSEHGVCALCYGRDLARGQLVNTGETVGIIAAQSIGEPGTQLTMRTFHIGGTASREIERSNIEAQHSGRVVMSRVKAVTNRDGYMLVLGKSGQVSIVDEQGREREKYTLPNGSRLNVKDGQEVKKGTIIAEWDPFNEPFVSEVEGVVRFNDLIDGKTFQEKIDEATHMASRTIIEYRTTNLRPSVALCDADGSVKMRGDSSIPAVYQLPVGAILMIRDGQELAAGDIFARKPRETSKTKDIVGGLPRVAELFEVRKPKDLAVVTEIDGVVSFEGETKGKRKLKVTPEIGEAKEYLVPKGKHITVSDGDFVEAGEQLTEGQPELHDILRIKGEKFLANYLCEEVQDVYRFQGVGIDDKHIEIIVRQMLKKVTVIDTGESSFLVGEQVDKQEFRQENLRLLAEGRQAAKAEPLVLGITQASLTTSSFISAASFQETTKVLTEAALRGKMDPLRGLKENVIVGRLIPAGTGYREYVNSEIEVPNQEELPDKFLEELDDTRHMMDTPDFYA, from the coding sequence ATGACGTTAGACGATCTTTTCACCAATCGGGGCATCGGCGCCCAGACCACCAACATCCGCAATCTTAAGGCCATCCAAATTTCCGTCGCCTCGCCGGAAAGCATCCGAGAATGGTCCTACGGTGAGGTCAAAAAGCCGGAAACCATCAACTACCGTACCTTCAAGCCGGAACGCGACGGCCTTTTCTGCGCCAAAATATTCGGCCCCGTTAAGGACTACGAATGCAACTGCGGCAAGTACAAGCGCATGAAGCACCGCGGCATCGTCTGCGAAAAGTGCGGCGTTGAAGTCATTGCCTCCAAGGTGCGCCGCGAACGCATGGGCCACATAGAGCTTGCCGCCCCTGTCGCGCATATATGGTTCCTCAAGACCCTGCCCTCCAAAATCGGCACCCTGCTCGACATGACCATGGCCGATCTGGAAAAGGTGCTCTATTTCGACTCCTACATCGTGCTGGATGCAGGCCAGACCTCGCTCTCCAAGATGCAGGTCATCTCCGAAGACCAGTACTTCCAGGTGCTGGATCACTACGGAGAAGACGCCATCACCGTGGGCATGGGCGCAGAAGCCGTGCGCTCCCTGCTGGAAGAGCTGGATATGGAAGCCCTGCGCGCCACCCTGCGCGAGGAATCCCTTGCCACCCGCTCCCAGACCAAGAAGAAAAAAATAACCAAGCGCCTCAAGATTGTTGAAGCGTTCATAGAGTCCAACAACAAGCCCGAATGGATGATCATGGAAGTGGTTCCGGTCATCCCGCCGGAACTGCGCCCCCTCGTTCCTCTGGACGGCGGCCGTTTCGCCACTTCGGACCTGAACGACCTGTACCGCCGCGTCATCAACCGCAACAACCGCCTCAAGCGACTGATGGAACTGGGCGCGCCCGACATCATCATCCGCAACGAAAAGCGTATGCTGCAGGAAGCCGTGGACGCCCTCTTCGACAACGGACGCCGTGGCCGCGCCATTACCGGCACCAACGGACGCCCGCTCAAGTCCCTGTCCGACATGATCAAGGGCAAGCAGGGCCGGTTCCGCCAGAACCTGCTCGGCAAGCGCGTGGACTACTCCGGCCGTTCCGTTATCGTTGTGGGCCCCAACCTCAAGCTGCACCAGTGCGGCCTGCCCAAAAAGATGGCGCTGGAACTGTTCAAGCCCTTCATCTACTCCAAGCTGGAAGAAAGGGAGCTTGCCTCCACCATCAAGAGCGCCAAAAAGATGGTGGAACGCGAAGAACTGGTGGTGTGGGACATCCTTGAAGAGGTGGTGCGCGAATACCCCATCCTGCTGAACCGCGCCCCCACGCTGCACCGTCTGGGCATTCAGGCCTTTGAGCCCATCCTCGTGGAAGGCAAGGCCATCCGCCTGCACCCGCTGGTGTGCTCCGCCTACAACGCCGACTTCGACGGCGACCAGATGGCAGTGCACGTGCCCCTTTCCGTGGAAGCGCAGATAGAAGCCCGCGTGCTCATGATGTCCACAAACAACATCCTGTCGCCCGCCAACGGCTCGCCCGTCATCGTTCCCTCGCAGGACATCGTTCTCGGTCTGTACTACATGACCGTGGACCGTTCCTTCGAAAAGGGCGAAGGCATGAAATTCTGCGACCCGTGGGAAGTGGTCACCGCGTATGACCACGGTCAGGTCTCCCTGCATGCCCGCGTCAAGGTGCGCATGCCCGATGGCCGCTTTGTGGAAACCACCCCTGGCCGCGTGCTCGTTTCCGAAATCCTGCCGGAAGGCATGAGCTTCGACATGGTCAACTGCGTCATGACCAAGAAGAACATCGCCCGTCTGGTCAGCTCCGCCTACCGTGAGGCAGGCAGCAAGGCCACGGTTCTGCTCTGCGACAACCTGAAGAATCTGGGCTACGAGTTCGGCACCCGCGCCGGTGTAACCATCGCGGTGAAGGACCTGACCATCCCCCATCGCAAGAAGGGCATCATCGAAACCTCGCAGGCAGAAGTGGACGACATCGAGCGCCAGTACCGCGAAGGTATCATCACCCGTACGGAAAAATACAACAAGATCGTGGACGTATGGACAAAGACCACACAGGACGTGTCCAACGAAATGATCAAGGAAATTTCCACGGAAACGCTTACCTGTCCCAAGACCGGCAAGCAGGAGGTGAACCAGACCTTCAACTCCATCTTCATGATGTCCAACTCCGGTGCCCGAGGCAACCAGGACCAGATGCGCCAGCTTGCGGGCATGCGAGGCCTTATGGCCAAGCCCTCCGGCGAAATCATTGAAACCCCCATCACCTCCAGCTTCCGCGAGGGGCTGTCGGTGCTGCAATACTTCACCTCCACCCACGGCGCACGTAAGGGTCTTGCGGACACCGCGCTCAAAACCGCGAACTCCGGTTACCTTACCCGTCGTCTCGTAGACGTGGTGCAGGACGTGATCATCGGCGAACATGACTGCGGCACGGTAGACGGTCTGGAACTCGGCCACCTCATCAAGGGTGGCGAAGTGAAAATGCGCCTCACGGAACGTGCGCTGGGCCGAGTGCTGCTCTACCCCGTGTTCGACCCGGAAACCAAGAACGTGCTGGTTCCCGCCAACACGCTCATTGACGAAAACGTGACCGCAACGCTGGATGCAGCAGGCATAAACACCATCACCATCCGCTCCGCGCTCACCTGCGGCAGCGAGCATGGCGTGTGCGCCCTGTGCTATGGCCGCGACCTTGCCCGCGGGCAGCTGGTGAACACCGGCGAAACCGTAGGCATCATCGCCGCGCAGTCCATCGGCGAGCCCGGCACGCAGCTCACCATGCGTACCTTCCACATAGGCGGTACGGCATCGCGTGAAATCGAGCGTTCCAACATAGAGGCCCAGCACTCCGGACGTGTGGTCATGTCACGCGTCAAGGCCGTAACCAACCGCGACGGCTACATGCTGGTGCTCGGCAAGTCCGGTCAGGTCAGCATCGTGGACGAACAGGGCCGCGAGCGCGAAAAGTACACCCTGCCCAACGGCTCGCGCCTGAACGTCAAGGACGGTCAGGAAGTGAAAAAGGGTACCATCATCGCGGAATGGGACCCCTTCAACGAACCCTTTGTTTCGGAAGTGGAAGGCGTTGTCCGCTTCAACGACCTTATAGACGGCAAGACCTTCCAGGAAAAGATAGACGAAGCCACCCACATGGCCTCGCGCACCATCATCGAATACCGCACCACCAACCTGCGTCCCTCCGTCGCCCTGTGCGATGCGGACGGCAGCGTCAAAATGCGCGGCGATTCCAGCATCCCGGCGGTCTACCAGCTGCCCGTGGGCGCCATTCTGATGATCCGCGACGGGCAGGAACTGGCGGCGGGCGATATCTTTGCCCGTAAGCCGCGCGAAACCTCCAAGACCAAAGACATCGTGGGCGGTCTTCCCCGCGTGGCCGAGCTCTTTGAAGTGCGCAAGCCCAAGGACCTTGCTGTGGTTACGGAAATCGACGGCGTGGTGTCCTTCGAGGGCGAAACCAAGGGCAAGCGCAAGCTCAAGGTCACGCCGGAAATCGGCGAAGCCAAGGAATACCTGGTACCCAAGGGCAAGCACATCACCGTGTCCGACGGCGACTTTGTGGAAGCCGGCGAACAGCTCACCGAAGGCCAGCCGGAACTGCACGACATTCTCCGCATCAAGGGCGAGAAGTTCCTTGCCAACTACCTGTGCGAAGAAGTGCAGGACGTGTACCGCTTCCAGGGCGTGGGCATAGATGACAAGCACATCGAAATCATCGTGCGCCAGATGCTCAAGAAGGTCACCGTCATCGATACAGGCGAATCCAGCTTCCTCGTAGGCGAGCAGGTGGACAAGCAGGAATTCCGTCAGGAAAACCTGCGCCTGCTGGCAGAAGGCCGTCAGGCCGCCAAGGCCGAACCGCTGGTGCTGGGCATAACGCAGGCGTCGCTTACCACGTCTTCGTTCATCTCCGCAGCCTCCTTCCAGGAAACCACCAAGGTCCTCACCGAGGCCGCCCTGCGCGGCAAGATGGACCCCCTGCGCGGCCTGAAGGAAAACGTCATCGTCGGCCGCCTCATCCCCGCGGGTACAGGCTACCGCGAATACGTGAACTCGGAAATCGAAGTGCCCAATCAGGAAGAACTGCCTGACAAGTTCCTCGAAGAACTGGACGACACCCGTCACATGATGGATACCCCGGACTTCTACGCGTAG
- the rplJ gene encoding 50S ribosomal protein L10, protein MNRSDKAAIIERLKSHAENASIAVVTDFKGMPVEKMTELRCALRDIGGEYHVVKNTLAGIAFTGSQHEVLSSKLKENCAVALGFEDPVAVAKALVEFTKKSKTFSIRFASLEGSFLSDAQVGDLAKLPGKQELLARALGTMNAVPTNFVGLFANILRTFLYALNAIKEQKEAA, encoded by the coding sequence GTGAACAGGTCTGATAAAGCCGCGATCATTGAGCGTTTGAAGTCTCATGCTGAAAACGCGAGCATTGCGGTTGTGACCGACTTCAAGGGCATGCCGGTGGAAAAGATGACCGAGCTTCGGTGCGCGCTTCGCGATATCGGTGGTGAATACCACGTCGTGAAGAACACCCTTGCAGGCATCGCGTTCACTGGCAGCCAGCATGAAGTTCTTTCTTCCAAGTTGAAGGAGAACTGCGCTGTCGCCCTTGGGTTCGAAGACCCCGTTGCAGTGGCTAAGGCGCTTGTTGAATTTACCAAGAAGAGCAAAACCTTCTCCATCCGCTTCGCATCCCTTGAGGGCTCGTTCCTCAGCGACGCGCAGGTGGGTGATCTGGCAAAGCTCCCCGGCAAGCAGGAACTGCTCGCCAGGGCTCTTGGCACAATGAACGCCGTTCCCACCAACTTCGTTGGCCTTTTCGCCAACATCCTGCGTACCTTCCTGTATGCCTTGAACGCCATCAAGGAACAGAAGGAAGCAGCGTAA